A region from the Pseudomonas sp. KU26590 genome encodes:
- the hutC gene encoding histidine utilization repressor, with the protein MDKPAPQALYRRAKSFVHGKLSSGEWQPGDLIPSENRLVVELGMSRMTVNRALRELTEEGRLLRVSGVGTFVAASKPQSNLLRITNIADEILARGHRYRCQVLHLARESASMPIASALSLATGASVFHLLCVHYEDDVAVQLEDRYVNPHAAPDFLQQPFGDALQSARYLLRIIQPDEMEHIVEASHPSAEELKHLQIEPGEPCLVLMRRTWNSGNVVTYVRLVHPSSRYRLGSRMPVTGAYRDS; encoded by the coding sequence CGGGGGAATGGCAGCCCGGCGACCTGATTCCGTCGGAGAACCGTCTGGTGGTCGAGCTGGGCATGTCGCGGATGACCGTCAACCGGGCGTTGCGCGAGCTGACCGAAGAAGGCCGCCTGCTGCGGGTGTCCGGGGTCGGCACCTTCGTTGCCGCCAGCAAGCCGCAATCCAACCTGCTGCGCATCACCAACATCGCCGACGAAATCCTCGCCCGCGGTCATCGCTACCGCTGCCAGGTGCTGCACCTGGCACGGGAATCGGCGTCGATGCCCATCGCCTCGGCCCTCTCGCTGGCCACCGGCGCGTCGGTGTTTCACCTGTTGTGCGTGCATTACGAGGACGATGTGGCCGTGCAGCTGGAAGACCGTTACGTCAACCCCCACGCCGCCCCGGACTTTCTGCAGCAGCCCTTCGGCGACGCGTTGCAGTCGGCGCGGTATCTGCTGCGGATCATCCAGCCCGATGAAATGGAGCACATCGTCGAGGCCAGCCACCCGAGCGCCGAGGAGCTCAAGCATTTGCAGATCGAACCGGGCGAGCCGTGTCTGGTGCTGATGCGCCGCACCTGGAACAGCGGCAACGTGGTGACCTACGTGCGGTTGGTGCACCCGTCGTCGCGTTATCGCCTGGGCAGTCGCATGCCGGTGACAGGCGCCTATCGGGACAGCTGA